The DNA region CCGGCGCTGGAGCGAATGTCGTCGAACTTCCACCATCCGAACAACCATTCCCGCCAGCCCCTGCCCTGCCTGGCCGTCAGGCGCATCAGGACGACGGCTTGCCCGGCTGCAATCAGCCAGGCAAGCCCCGCACACAATGCTATGACGCCGAGCAGAGCGATCATGGATGCGCCTCAGGCCGAGATGGTGATGTCAGTCCAGAGTTCGGAGGCATCGGGTTCAGAATCGTTCGTGGCGAAGTCGGCAGCTTCGGTGACGATCGCACGGATCTTGCTCTCGATTTCCTTGAGCGTTTCCTCGGTAGCGGCACCAGACTCAAGCAAGCGCGCTTTGACCTGCTCAATCGGATCGCGCTCCTGGCGGAACTTGGTGACCTCATCCTTGGTCCGATACTTGGCCGGATCTGACATCGAGTGACCGCGATATCGATAGGTCAGCATCTCGAGAATATAGGGGCCTTTGCCGGACCGGGCATGTTCAATGGCGCGCTGGGCGGCGTCGTACACCATGCGGACATCCATGCCATCGACCTGCTCGCCAGGAATGTCGAAGGACAACCCGCGCTTGGAGAAATCGGTGGTGGCAGAAGAGCGCTCGGTAGATGTCCCCATCGCATATTTGTTGTTTTCGATGATGAAGACGACGGGCAAGCTCCACAGCTTAGCCATATTGAAGCTCTCGTAGACCTGGCCCTGATTGGCGGCACCGTCGCCGAAATAGGTGAGGCTGACGGTGTTGTCGCCGCGGTACTTGGCAGCAAACGCAAGGCCTGTACCCAGCGACGCCTGCGCCCCAACGATGCCGTTTCCGCCGTAGA from Devosia sp. RR2S18 includes:
- the pdhA gene encoding pyruvate dehydrogenase (acetyl-transferring) E1 component subunit alpha; translated protein: MARSAVANQAKTQSNVPQFTTEQELEAYREMLLIRRFEEKAGQMYGMGLIGGFCHLYIGQEAVVTGVTMASEKGKDAQITGYRDHGHMLVMGLDPKGVMAELTGRQGGLSRGKGGSMHMFSNEHRFYGGNGIVGAQASLGTGLAFAAKYRGDNTVSLTYFGDGAANQGQVYESFNMAKLWSLPVVFIIENNKYAMGTSTERSSATTDFSKRGLSFDIPGEQVDGMDVRMVYDAAQRAIEHARSGKGPYILEMLTYRYRGHSMSDPAKYRTKDEVTKFRQERDPIEQVKARLLESGAATEETLKEIESKIRAIVTEAADFATNDSEPDASELWTDITISA